GCGACTGAAGATGCTTGACTGCATGGTACTAAGGAAACAAGAAGTCATCTGCATGTCCAGCTTCCCATATCTCAAATCAACTGGTTACCAATAAGATGAGTTTTTGTTTGTCATTTTCTATGAATTGATCTGAAGCATCCATATTCCAACTGTGTGTACTCTTAACTCTTTCTTTAGCAATCCTTGACAATAGCCATGAATGATATCTTCCtctatttttagtattttttcctTCTCAAGTTTTTTGATTCTTCCCTGATTATAGTTTGATATTGGATGTGGCAATTTACATGTGACCCTTACTGAGAAATGCTTTATCTGAGAAGATTGCATCCTGCCCTCCCAATTAAAGCTTCAATTAATGTTGTATCTGCTTTCTATCTTCCAGCTTGGTGGTGGCTATCTTTTTGGGTTGCCTGTGGGCTTTGTTGCCGATTCAATTGGTGCCACTGTTGGTGCAGGTGCTGCATTTCTTCTTGGCAGAACGGTAAGTTTCTGACAATGTATGATGGAGTGTATTTTCTGTTGTTCTGTGCAATGTGTATGCAACAGTATAGAGaacccaatattatttttttttgatagataaacacacggaaatatattaaaaaggggCATAAAGGCGACCCagagtatacagggagtatacaagcaTCACCTACAAAAAGAACCAGAAACAAAAAGGACAAACCCTTACcagccctcaacaagaacccacCCAGTCCACAAAATTAAACAAGGAAAAGGGGCCTTCAACTATGGAAGAATTAGCCCAAGATAAGAGATTACACATGAaggaatttttcaatctttgaattgATAGgacttcattttcaaaaactatcctatttctttccttccaaaccgtccaaaataagCAAAGAGGAGCTGCCCTCCAAACCTTGCTACGCTTCTTATCCTTTAAAGGAGCAAGCCAACCTAAAAGAGTGTCTCTAACCGAAAAAGGGGTAACCCAATTAACACCAAATAAGGAGAACAAGAGATCCCACAAGACCTTCGCCTTAGGACAGTGAATAAGGATGTGATTTATCGTCTCTTCTTCATCACAACACAAGGGGCACCTGTTAGCTAATTTCCAGCCCCTCCTCTTTAGTTGGTCTTGGGTGAGCACCTTCCCCCAagaggcttcccaagcaaaaaagcccaCCTTGGAAGGAACAAACGAACTCCAAATAATTCTCCAAGGAAACGGGACTGCACTGCTGTGGTCAAGAGAGTTGAAACAGGATTTTACAGAGAAGTTCCCATCCTTCGTCTCCTTCCACGCCATCCTATCCTCCAAATCAGCATTCAGCCTTTTTCCTTGAATGATCAGAAGGAaactctccacctcctccacctcccaatcattgaaaggtctaaGGAAGCGGGGATTCCACCCACCCACTTCCCCCATAGAGTCCCAACAGTCCGCAACCTTCGCGTCTTTAGAAACCGCTAAATCAAACAAGGAGGGGTAGGCCTCACAAAGAGGGGTGTTCCCGCAccatttatctttccaaaacctcaccctcTTACCATCCCCCACCGAAAAAGAAACATTGTTGAGCAACAACAACCCTTCCTTGCTGATTTCTTTCCAAAGCCCCACCCCATAGCCCTCCCTACCCCCGCAAGTGCACCAACCTCCACTACCAACCCCAAACTTCGTTCCAATTATAAGCTTCCAATAGGAATCCCTTTCGACCGCAAAccgccaactccatttgcacaaaAGGGCCCTATTGAGAATAGTGAGGTCTCTAATCCCCAACCCACCCTTCTTTTTATGAGAACAAACAATACCCCATTTTATTAGGTGGGGCTTCTTCTCCAACGCAccccctccccaaaggaaatccctttgaattttctcaaggcTTAATTTAACCACTTTTGGCATACGCATTAAGGACATGAGGTAGGTTGGTATGCTTGCCAAAGTGCTCCGAATAAGGGTGATTCTTCCACCCTTGGAAATGAATTGCCTCTTCCATAAGGCTAGCCTCTTGCGCATCCTCTCTTCCATTCCGTCCCAAACCATCACCGACTTATGCGAAGCACCCAAAGGGAGCCCCAAATAGGTAGAAGGAAGAGAGCCCACTTTGCAGCCCAGTTCAGCCGCTAGAAGTTCAGCGTTCTCCACTCTTCCCACCGGCAAAATTTCACTTTTGTTCAGATTAATGCGCAATCCAGagatggcttcaaaccacaagAGCAGTCAACTTAAAAAGGCCAATTGCTCTTGGGAATCCTCGCAGAAGACCAGCGTGTCATCAGCGAACAGCAGGTGTGAGACTCGAATTTCTGCTCCTTCCCTTCCCCTTATGCTGCAACCTGAAAGGTAACCCCCTCTCACAGCCCTATTAATGAGGCTAGTCAAAGCCTCCATTCCTAAAACAAAAAGGTAAGGGGAAAGGGGGTCCCCTTGCCTTAACCCCCTAGTGCTGCGGAAAAAACCGGTTGGAGAACCGTTGATCAGAACAGAGAACGACGCAGTGGATAAACACCATTTGATCCACCCagcccatttctccccaaagcccatttttttcATCACTGACAGCAAAAAATCCCAATTGATACGATCGTAGGCCTTCTCTAAATCCAATTTGCATAAAACCCCACTTTCCTTCCTTTTCATCAGTGAGTCTATAACCTCATTGGCTATTAACGCTGCATCTAGGATCTGCCTACCTTCAACAAATGCATTTTGGGTAGTAGACACCACTTTTCCCACAACCTTTTTCAATCTATTGGctaggacctttgcaagcagcTTGTAGAGGCTTCCCACCAAACTGATGGGTCTAAAATCGGTCAAGTCTTCAGCCCCGCCCTTTTTTGGGATTAAGACAAGGAAGGTGGTGTTCAGACTTCGAACAAACTTTCCCCTTTcaaaaaaatctttgaaaaatccCATAATTTCGTCTTTGACGAAGTCCCAGCAGAAATGCCAGAAGGCTAGGGTAAACCCATCCGGGCCaggggctttgtccccattcaaCTCTGAAAGAGCCAGGAATACCTCCTCCGCAGTGAACATTAGCTCCAGCCTAGCTGCCTCCTCTACCCCAATGCTGTCAAACTCCAGATTGTTCACACTAGGGCGCCAGCCACCTGGATCCGATAAAAGAGACTGAAAGGCCCTCACCACACCCCTTTGAATCTCCTGCTCTTCAGACAGCCAGTTGCCATTGACTTTAATTTTCTTCAGGCAATTCTTCCTTCTGTTGGAATTTGCCATCTTGTGAAAAAGTCCCGTGTTCTTGTCACCTTCCTTCAGCCAAGTCTGTCTTGACTTTTGTCTCCACGAAATCTCCTCCATAAGCACCCATTTCTTGAAATCCTCCTTAGCCTCCTTTCTCGCTTCTAACTCCCAGTCATTTAAAACTCTTAGCTGCTCCTGAATATCCCAATGAGACACCTTGTCCAATGCCAGCCTCTTGTTCACTTCAATTCTGTCGAAAACTTCCGAATTCCACTCCTTCAGCTTAATTTTTAAAGCCTTTAATTTTTCTGTCAGGATAAAACTGTAGGACCCATTATAATTGAATCCTTGCCACCAGCCTTTTAACAAATCCTTAAACCCTAGAGAACCCAATATTATTAATATCTTATTATCTGTTAACACTCCTCCAGTCTTCACTACTTGAGAAGTGATTGAGAAATAGGATCTTGCCAAATTGTATACAGCATCATACGGTATATGCCTTCATGACCAATCACTAGTATTCATAGCTTCTGTTGCTGCTCATTGTTTCTCTAATATTCTTATCATTActtctttgatgatatttttcttcttataaaCCCTTTATAAtgttcttttattaaatttttctatcTTGTATATATCTGTATATGTGTCTTATTCTGGTATTTCTATGTAGATTGGGAGGTCATATGTTATCTCCAAGTTAAAGGATTATCCTCAATTCCGGGCAGTTGCCATTGCAATTCAGAGATCTGGCTTTAAGGTTTGTATAACTTATATCTGATCTGCAGAAACTGAGTTATGTTCTTGACCAGTGCATCTACTTGATCTGATTGTTCCAATTTTCATTTTGTATCTTATCCAAAAGAGGATAAAGTTTGTCCTGGTTCATAGTGTCAAAACTGATAAAAAGCTTGAGGATTCTGACTCTCTGAGTGTACTTCCTAAAGAGGGTGGGCAGTGGATTACTTATATTATAGAACTATTTCTAAGAGCAACAAAATGTTGCATAGATGGAAAAGTATGCAGCTTTAAGTCCTTTGAGAACATAGTGGCCAATTGGGTAACAAGTATGGGGATTCATTACAATGAAATTATTGGTTCAACCgcaaatctatttaatattaatagtGTACCGAAGTTAGGTAGCACTATGGATTGAGTGTCACTCGATCTATTGAAATTTGCAAGTTCCAtggggtatatatatacacacacacccATACCTacatacatttatatatattttgataggTATAcctacataaatatatatacacacacaaagGAATTTAATTGAAAAGGGGCTGAAGAGAAGGGGGCACAGCCTAGGTACACTGGAGGCATAAACAAGGCCTATCAGGGCTGAACACAACCCCACAAAAAACTcagtgaggattcaaacaatCTACGGAGCCTAACAAATACATAGGATCCACATCTGAAGACTCCTCTAATGTTGTGTGTATATGCATAAATTATCCTTTACTTTGTGCAccaatatatatttgaaaaattcacCTCATTTAAATGTAAGAGACTGTAGAAGTATCAGCCATTTTGCAAGATCAAGCTGACAAATTGCTATCAGGTAGTGTTGTCTATCGAGCATTTTTATGAAGATCTTAGTTTGTATCAAAATGATCCATAGCTGCTTAGGAGTTTCTCATGTTCTCTTCTGGGTACCTTCCTAGGTTGCAGGTAGGCTGTCTATGTGCTAGGCCATTTATTATTTAGCTCGGTGGTCACTTTCTGTAGTGATCTCTAGTCAATAGAGTGCCTGACCATCTCTGCCTGAATCATATCTAACTGATTGTTTTCACCCAGTGGTACCCATATATCCACACACAGGTGGTCTGGATTAACATTGTACTCTCTGGTTAAAAGGCTAATAAGACAATAAATTGTTGTCCTTAGATTCTTATACACTGGCTGAAAGACCAATTAATATTATGCTTTTTGCTTGAAAGGGCTGTTAATGTAAGAACCTCTAGCTTATAGTGGCATGCTATTTTAGTTGCTATCTACATTTATGCTTTATCTCACCCTCTTCTAAGAAATCTGTGTCTCATTCAACAGATTGTTTTGCTGCTTCGGCTTGTTCCCTTACTTCCTTTTAACATGCTGAATTACCTCCTGTCTGTGACTCCAGTTCCAGTATGGGAGTACATGCTGGCTTCCTGGTTGGGAATGATGGTATCTTCTCCACCCTTGAACTGAAGATTCTTAGTGATGTTGTGCCAATGATTTAATCCTTTTTCATATTATCATAAATCTTAGGTGTTACATAGATTTGATTATCattattccttaatttttttttcaatgtgtgtgtgtgtgtggatcAACTCACACTTGGAATTGAACTTAGTATTCTTACATTACTTATTGACCTTGCTGATAACCCTATTTTTTTAAACCCATCGTTGGATTAGACTCCCTCGCATGTCATGCGCACATGATGCCACATTAATAGGATATTAGTAGCCTGGATTTGAACTACATCCGAAATTGGATTTCTTATTTTGCCTATTGTTGGATATCATTCCTCACACTTTTATCTCATGAATGAATGTCACCTTTATTATATATTAGCAGCACCCGAATCcagttttcttttcattatataataaatgaaaCAGTACCATATGGATGAGATAGCTCCCATTCTCCATTCAACTTGATCGTTGTCAAATATGAAGGGGACATCTTATACAAAGGTATGCTTTGTGGTGTGAACCCAAGAAGAAGTTTTCGAGGGTTGTAAGAATAAGAAGTTGACACTATAAACACATGTTAATGCATGCACGCATTCACAGACTTCAATGGACACACAGAAACACATGGTAATACACACTCAATTCACGTGCATGCTTCAATGCAAGTTTACTTACCTCATGTGGCAAGGTGGTCTTCCCTTCCATTGAGCTCTTTGCTAAAACCCACCCTGAACCCTGCAATGTAACCACTGATCTGAGTCTTTTAGGTGTAAATTACTCTAGTAAAGTAAACTTTCCATGGTTAGAATAATTTTGCCACAAAAATGTTGGCATTTTTTAGCTTTATTACTTGAATTTGGCATCAACAGTgcctcaaaagaaaaaaaaaaggccagaGCTGTGTGCATAGATCAGCAAATATGCTGCAAGGCTTCATATTAATTTAGCATATACCACCACTTCCACTTATAATAGTAAATCTAGAAAATGTCTGCTTGCACCAGGCAGTAAACATGAAGGTACTTTTGTGGGTTTGTCCCTTTCAGACCAGTGCAATTCCTCTTGATAtcttgatatttaaaaaaagaaaaacgaaaaaagaagaaaatatctGGACCAAACATCACAATTGCACATTAGTTTCTGCCCTTGTATGGTTTCAAAAATGGAATGTATTACAAGTATCATCTGTCTTTGTTTGGTTTAGTTGTCTTTATTATTGGAGTGCCTATTGAATTGAATTCCCAGGCTATGCATGCATATCCTCCAAGAGTTGTTTAAATGATCCAATTTTGATGGTATGTTGATGTGCCCACTCTGTTACCGTTGCAGCCAATAACACTTGCTCTAGTATACATTGGAACCACTCTCAAGGATCTTTCTGATGTGACACATGGATGGCATGAGTTTTCAACTTCTCGTTGGGTAAGAGAATCTAATTCTTTTTTCCTGTTTAgattttctaaatctttttaaattattgaactAATCCCAAAGACCTGATATGATAAAATTGAACTTGTTACATTGTTCTAAAGGTACATTTGAACAGTTTCATCTTTCTGTTATTGATGTCAGCAAGTTGCTTGACACTTGCCTTGGCCCAGTTTCTGAGCACCTCTATTCTAAAGGTGCATGAACTTGGaatcatggttttatttttccatGATGGGTGTAAGGCCTCAGGAAGGAATATGTTGTTTTTTTGGCTGATTTAAGCTAGGGATTTATGGATGCTCACATTTATCTTCTTCTCATCTTCTATTCTGATATTTGCTTTGTCCTTTATTGTGGATGCAGATATTTATAGGGTTGGGCCTTGTGATATCTGGTAAGTTGCAATTTAGTATGCATGATTCGCATGCACATGCACGGACAAGTAGAGATGAAAACTTAGGAAGGCTGCTTGGTAAAAGCTTAGGAATATACCTTCATCGGCTTAATAATCACATCATACCTATGTTTACAGAAGCTTAGGTTCTGTTTGGGAAATGTTCTTGAAAACGGTTTTCTAACttcaaaaatagatttgataaattttttaatgaaaataattttttgagaatttgtttttaaaacatgtttttttagaacaaatttgtTGTGTTTTCAAGGTTTTTTTGGTGGAGTATGTtgagaaacaattgaaaatatggggAATATTTTTGGGAATGTTTACATTGTATATAAATACACAATACCTTCATTTCAGAATTGagttaaaaatttgtttctgAAAACAAGTGAGACCTGTTTTTAAGAgttgttctcaaaaaccattttttgaaactctgCCAAATAGGCTCTTAATTTCACattttaaagagaaaagaatCAATTCAATATTGGTCACAACATTTGCTTCTAGAGCAATTTGGTTTGGGAAAATAATGCTTCTCAACTATGTTACATGGGTTTGGGTACGAGTGTCAAGTGTGGGTGCGTGTCCAAGTGTCTAATTCTTCACATTTCAAATTTTGGCTGAAAATGATCATGAATGAAAATTAGATATGACataagaaaagggaaaaataacttcaaaagTCTATGAGAAgcaaaaaatcaacatatcccTGTTAAGAaaattctctcttttctcttttgtccttattctttagaaaataataaaattaaaaatagggaAATTGGAAGCAAACCTCGCCCACACCCATGTGTAGACACCTGGTATTTTGAGTGAAGTTAAAGAGTCTGGGTATCACAGGTTCAAGGAATTTATGATCACCTCCTTGTAACATCCCAGTATCACCAAAGAAGATAATGGATGTAATGGAGGAATATGAGTCAGAATATTAACCAGAATAAAGTTTGATAGACTCTACCACAAAACTTGAAGGCAAGGAATAGATTAGAATGATCCAAAGTTGTGTAGTTCATGCATTTGAGTGATGTAATTCAgatttctaatttgttttcttttcttggctTTGTTTGCAGTGATTCTAATGGTTTGTGTTACTAAAGTTGCCAAGGCTGCTTTGGAAAAAGCTTTGGCTGAAAACGAGGATATAGATGGCATTGTAGCTGCCCCGCAGTTACCCATTGTATCTAATCCATCATTGGATCTCCAGCAGCCTCTAGTTGTCAAGATAGACCCCACTCAAGAcaatcaagaaaaatgaaatacacGTCCTGTAAATTCTTCCCCTACCTTCTTCAAAAGACTCCTtgtcccttttttctttttttactttagcAACTGTCTGCAGCACTTGGTGCTTTCCATTTTTATCCATTTAGTCTCATCTTCTCTCATTACGAATTGTTTTGGACAGAAATGTAAGATTATATGGGTAAGAAtgtgttttaattgtatttgttCCATTGGAAATCagtaaaatatttgaaaaaattaatgaaattgttgttttttgaaacCATCTTGCTTCAGATATGATTGTGTTTTGGTTCTTTCAGGGAGCTTTCTTTTACCGTTGTTTTTCTCTTCTAAGAAGTCTTTACCCTTCCTTGGCTGCATTCCTCCGGTCCTCCCTTTGTTAATCAATTTTTGTATTGTTGCTTGGGAAACTAGAAAAGAAGTGTGGAATTGTTATCCTAAGCCTGTAATCTGTATGTTGTTAAACCATCTCCTTGGATACTCACCTAAAAATTGTATGGtgttaattaaaataaagtgtCTTATTGGGTATGCCCGCCTGAAAACTAAGGTAAAGTAAATTGCTTAACTTTAAAATGCATACATTGAAATGTGGGGAAGTACTTGTAACATCATTGGTGATTCATGGTAGCAAATTAATGTGAGTCCCCATGAGGAGCACTCAAGTTGATATTTTTCTGGATCATCTGAGAAAATTCTAAGAGAATTAATGTGAGTCCCCATCCTTAATCCATTTGCCATTTGATATCTATGAGAAAATTCCCTTCTAAGACGACCAAATAGCCAGATCAGATGGTGCTTCTGAGTGGATCAGTCCCATTCATTTGGCTTTTTCCCAGCTTCCTCAAGGGTGGCTTAACCACCGTCACCAACCCCAACCAACACTCTTCCCCGCCTGGCTATTTGGATGTTTCTAATCAGGCTCCTGTCACAATTGAATATTGCAGTTACAGTCATCAACAAGATGGTGGTGTTGAGATTTACCAAAAGTTGTGGATACAAGATGCTGGATATTAAAATTCCTGCTGGGTAAAAAAGTTTGTTCCAACTTCCAGAGACTCCGAACAGGAGTATATGAAAAGCATGAAATTCTAATGATGAAAGGTGAAGCAACATCATATGCGGCCTCATCATGAATCTTTGAATTCATGGTGGGTGCTTtggcttctttttcttctttttccttgctCAACACACAAAAGAAAAACCAGTCCCTGCCATTCCATTCATTTTCCATGTACTATATAGTAGCTTTCCCGCTGCCTTGTTCTCAAAATTGGGTCTTGAGGACCCTACCAATATCTGGGGAAAAGATCATGCATATCTATTCATGGATTAACCATCTTTTTATAACACAATGGGCGTGAGAATTCCCACGCCTAAGGTGACCAGAGGCATTCCAAGACCATAGAAGAAATGCCAGGGGGGTTGGGGATATTTCCGCTTGGGAGTTGCTTTTATGGATGTCGTGACCATACGCATGCCTCGGGACTTGGCACCAGGATCTGGAACCTCAGTGACAGGCCCTTGGAGCTGCAGATAAGGGTGGGATCAATATTGAAGAAGGGTCACATACTGAAGCCAGGTGCCTCAAAGAGACTGAAATGCAAGAGCATTTACAAGGCTCACATGCCCGGTAGGGGTGGCAGCAATGGCGGAATGAACAGCCTGCTTTACTACTACGACGAGACTTGCCACCCTTACGTTTGGATACACGACAGCGTGGGCGATTTCACACGGATGGTCAAGCAGCAGTACATCAGTCTGGAGGACCTGAGAGATTGCTCCGAGATCAGAATTTTCAGAGACCATCAGAGGGGCTGCATATCGGTTCGCAAGAAACCAAGGCCTGACTTTTGCTGAATCTCTCTTTGCTCCCTTTCGTTGTAAGTTTAGACCACATGATATGAAGAAGCATTGATCAGGATAATGTTGCTTTGTAATCCAtatgctttctttttttttttttttttggaaactgTGTGATTCAAGGCTTGAGGTGTAAGTGTTAATCTCTATGTACCAAGGGATTTTACAGAATCAAATTGGTGCAGTTGTTGGATCCAGTTTTTATCTGTTTTCCATAGAATTTATTCCCAAAATCTGGAGAAGTAATATTTGTTGAGAGAATCGAacaagaagtgaaagaaagttCCAAGAAAGATCCTCCAAATCAATTCAAGGCTTAGGCAACAAGCAAGCGCTTTAGAAGCTTGACGTATTCAACACGGGATGCTGCCATAGGAGTCTCCATGAATTCAACACGGTTAATTTAGTCAGTGGAAGATGGGTTGTAACCCCATTTGATACGTCACCAATACATCATATTGAGTTACTGATTGTAAATCAATTTTAGAAAGTTGAAAAATCAATGGCAATAGCACTGTAGATATATTTGATTGATAATCTTCCTAAAAATCATTAGGAAAACATTGTTAGATTATGTTTTGCactgtttttcctctttttagtggaaatatttttagaagaaacattttagaatatgttttatagtgtttttcctcataaatatttttaatgggaatgttttcttttaaagcgtttttaagagaattatttataTAACAATTCGCATTCAAAAACACTCAATGGTGTAGATATTGTTGATTTTGTATTCAAAAGAGTTTTACAACTTTAAAACGTGTTTATAAGGTTAAAAAGAATTTATGCTAACACATCATTTTTATTGTGTATATGAAATCATGGGGTCAAATATATAGACACTTCTCACGGGGACAAACAAAATCTCATATTAAGATCGATGCTCTAAATTAAATCTAAAGGAGCTCTCACAGCTTTAAAATGCGTTTATAAAGTTAGAAGAACTCTCCTATCCAATGTGAAATATCACAACTTACAAGTATTTTTcgataaaatattataaggataagtaatttttcaaatctttgaatgcgtttattaaatttgatcaaatatttaatttttttttcaaaaacacttttagtaTGAAAACCCTTCTTACAAAAACCATCAAACTACTCTTAATATAATCCCCACGTTACTTTCATCTCCGCAAATTGTgcccaacattttttttcccactgAATGGGAAACGATGAAAAGGATGGGTGTGAAGGTGATTTATTGCTCCAAATAATTTTGTTGGCAATTTGAATTATTAGAAAGGTGAAGGCTTTTTCAAGGagttgatgccaacaatgtctTGGTGTGGTTGGTTGCTAGTGTGCAACAACCAGAGGATCACTCGGTCACATCCCACCATACAAACAACTCTTTCTTTATCCTACCTAAAAGactaattatttttctccccTCTTTTGGAGGGTAAGTTTGGAAATTTGCCATCCTTCTACTTAAATAGGTTTCAATgagaatatatattttaataatataatgataataggtaaaatgaagatatttaattttttcaagacattaaaaaaaaagggtaagagGAGTTTGCTCTAGTAACATTAAATACTtcctatataaaataataacgtGTCGATTTGATTAAAACAACTTAATTAGGTTAAATGATAACTTGGTTGTACCAaacctaattatattattttcatagttAAAGAAACCTACTAATATATAATGATAAAAACTTATTTCTTTTAACACGTGTAAGATATCACAATTTCCTTTTATAAGGATCTATTTTTCATGATATGCTTTATCTTGTTAACTGCCATCtaaatcattgaaaatataCGGATAACAAGTGTGTATgataaatatacaaataaaatgaaataagtagaAAATTGAAACTCGCAAATAAGGTTGATTAAGGTTAGTATTTGACTTTGTCCTTAAACCAAATTTGTTTCGCTCAGGTGCTTACGGTTTATTGAAAATTGTCTCTTAGAATACAACTATCACTTTCTTATGATAATAATACTTATTCTTTTAGCACGTGTAAGATATCACAATTCCCTTTTGTAAGGATCTATTTTCATGATACGTTTTATCTTGTTAACTGTCAtctaaattattgaaaatatacaaataacAAGTGTGTATgataaatatacaaataaaatgaaataagtagaAAACTGAAACTcgcaaataaaatttattgaggTTAGTGTTTGGCTTTGTTCTTAAGTCAAATTTGTTTCGCTCATGTGCTTACAGTTTATTGACAATTGTCTTTTATAATACAACTATCACTTTATTGTAATAGTAATACTTCATCAAATCACAAAACACAATGAATTGCTTGATGATTTGTACTCTATTgtatattaaatatttgatagaaaaaaaaatgactaaaagTTAAGGAGAACTTGAatgacaagaaaaaagaaaaagtagaaggatggatgaatgaatgaatgaatgaatatatCATGAGGGTcccatttttatatttgaaggTAACTCATTAGAagatatatgtttttaaaatactagACACATTATTTAAAGGGTTGTGTTTTAAGACGCTAAATACAACCTTTGAAAAAGATTGTgtattttaaatacaaaatacaTCCTTTACAAGAAGTTGTGTAAAAAGTGTACATGACAAGAACATCacaagtaaaaatatatttaaacatattataaaaaaaattattaacaatattcatatacttttactaattaaaaatttgagggGTATAATGGGTATTTCCGCACACTTATGAGTTATGACCGAGATTCTATAGAATAGAAATAGTGAGACTAAACCAATTTTCTCTTTGTGAGTCaaatctttc
This region of Vitis vinifera cultivar Pinot Noir 40024 chromosome 5, ASM3070453v1 genomic DNA includes:
- the LOC100242671 gene encoding uncharacterized protein LOC100242671, which translates into the protein MAFSWLSFLRITFLLLLIAAIAVACFTLPVEKILKDFLLWIEQDLGPWGPLALAVAYIPLTVLAVPASVLTLGGGYLFGLPVGFVADSIGATVGAGAAFLLGRTIGRSYVISKLKDYPQFRAVAIAIQRSGFKIVLLLRLVPLLPFNMLNYLLSVTPVPVWEYMLASWLGMMPITLALVYIGTTLKDLSDVTHGWHEFSTSRWIFIGLGLVISVILMVCVTKVAKAALEKALAENEDIDGIVAAPQLPIVSNPSLDLQQPLVVKIDPTQDNQEK
- the LOC104879247 gene encoding uncharacterized protein LOC104879247 — protein: MPGGLGIFPLGSCFYGCRDHTHASGLGTRIWNLSDRPLELQIRVGSILKKGHILKPGASKRLKCKSIYKAHMPGRGGSNGGMNSLLYYYDETCHPYVWIHDSVGDFTRMVKQQYISLEDLRDCSEIRIFRDHQRGCISVRKKPRPDFC